One region of Dryobates pubescens isolate bDryPub1 chromosome 20, bDryPub1.pri, whole genome shotgun sequence genomic DNA includes:
- the LOC104307700 gene encoding myosin-1B isoform X1 translates to MSTDAEMAIFGEAAPYLRKSEKERIAAQNKPFDAKTSVFVVHAKESFVKGTVQSKEGGKVTVKTEGGETLTVKEDQIFPMNPPKYDKIEDMAMMTHLHEPAVLYNLKERYAAWMIYTYSGLFCVTVNPYKWLPVYNPEVVLAYRGKKRQEAPPHIFSISDNAYQFMLTDRENQSILITGESGAGKTVNTKRVIQYFATIAASGEKKKEEQTSGKMQGTLEDQIISANPLLEAFGNAKTVRNDNSSRFGKFIRIHFGATGKLASADIETYLLEKSRVTFQLKAERSYHIFYQIMSNKKPELIDMLLITTNPYDYQFVSQGEITVASINDQEELMATDSAIDILGFAADEKTAIYKLTGAVMHYGNLKFKQKQREEQAEPDGTEVADKAAYLMGLNSADLLKALCYPRVKVGNEYVTKGQTVQQVNNSVGALAKAVYEKMFLWMVVRINQQLDTKQPRQYFIGVLDIAGFEIFDFNSLEQLCINFTNEKLQQFFNHHMFVLEQEEYKKEGIEWEFIDFGMDLAACIELIEKPMGIFSILEEECMFPKATDTSFKNKLYDQHLGKSNNFQKPKPGKGKAEAHFSLVHYAGTVDYNITGWLEKNKDPLNETVIGLYQKSSVKTLALLFASAGGEEGQLCGGGKKGGKKKGSSFQTVSALFRENLNKLMTNLRSTHPHFVRCIIPNETKTPGAMEHELVLHQLRCNGVLEGIRICRKGFPSRVLYADFKQRYKVLNASAIPEGQFIDSKKASEKLLGSIDVDHTQYKFGHTKVFFKAGLIGLLEEMRDEKLAQLITRTQAMCRGFLARVEYQRMVERRESIFCIQYNVRAFMNVKHWPWMKLFFKIKPLLKSAESEKEMANMKEEFEKTKEELSKSEAKRKELEEKMVSLMKEKNDLQLQVQSEADALADAEERCDQLIKNKIQLEAKIKEVTERAEDEEEINAELTAKKRKLEDECSELKKDIDDLELTLAKVEKEKHATENKVKNLTEEMAALDETIAKLTKEKKALQEAHQQTLDDLQAEEDKVNTLTKAKIKLEQQVDDLEGSLEQEKKLRMDLERAKRKLEGDLKMNQDSIMDLENDKQQLEEKLKKKDFEISQIQGKIEDEQALGMQFQKKIKELQARIEELEEEIEAERTSRAKAEKHRADLSRELEEISERLEEAGGATSAQIEMNKKREAEFQKMRRDLEEATLQHEATAAALRKKHADSTAELGEQIDNLQRVKQKLEKEKSELKMEIDDLASNMESVSKAKANLEKMCRTLEDQLSEIKTKEEEHQRMINDLNAQRARLQTESGEYSRQVEEKDALVSQLSRGKQAFTQQIEELKRHLEEEIKAKNALAHALQSARHDCDLLREQYEEEQEAKGELQRALSKANSEVAQWRTKYETDAIQRTEELEEAKKKLAQRLQDAEEHVEAVNAKCASLEKTKQRLQNEVEDLMIDVERSNAACAALDKKQRNFDKILAEWKQKYEETQAELESSQKESRSLSTELFKMKNAYEESLGHLETLKRENKNLQQEISELTEQIAEGTKAIHELEKVKKQIEQEKSELQAALEEAEASLEHEEGKILHLQLELNQVKAEIDRKIAEKDEEIDQLKRNHHRVVDSMQSTLDAEIRSRNEALRLKKKMEGDLNEMEIQLSHANRVAAEAQKNLRNTQGVLKDTQIHLDDALRTQEDLKEQVAMVERRANLLQAEIEELRAALEQTERSRKLAEQELIDATERVQLLHTQNTSLINTKKKLETDIAQIQGEMEDTIQEARNAEEKAKKAITDAAMMAEELKKEQDTSAHLERMKKNLDQTVKDLQHRLDEAEQLALKGGRKQIQKLEARVRELEGEVDAEQKRSAEAVKGVRKYERRVKELTYQSEEDRKNILRLQDLVDKLQMKVKSYKRQSEEAEELSNVNLSKFRKIQHELEEAEERADIAESQVNKLRAKSREFHSTKIAEEE, encoded by the exons ATGTCGACAGACGCCGAGATGGCCATCTTTGGGGAGGCTGCTCCCTACCTCCGCAAGTCAGAGAAGGAGAGAATTGCAGCCCAGAATAAGCCCTTTGATGCCAAGACATCTGTCTTCGTGGTGCATGCAAAGGAATCCTTTGTGAAAGGGACAGTCCAGagcaaggaaggagggaaggtcACCGTCAAGACTGAAGGTGGAGAG ACTCTGACCGTGAAGGAAGATCAAATCTTCCCCATGAACCCTCCCAAGTACGATAAGATCGAGGACATGGCCATGATGACCCACCTGCACGAGCCCGCGGTGCTGTACAACCTCAAAGAGCGTTATGCAGCCTGGATGATCTAC ACCTACTCGGGTCTCTTCTGTGTCACTGTCAACCCCTACAAGTGGCTGCCGGTGTACAACCCGGAGGTGGTGCTGGCCTACCGAGGCAAGAAGCGCCAGGAGGCTCCTCCACACATCTTCTCCATCTCTGACAATGCCTATCAGTTCATGCTGACTG ATCGGGAGAACCAGTCCATCCTGATCAC TGGAGAATCCGGTGCGGGCAAGACTGTGAACACCAAGCGTGTCATCCAGTACTTTGCAACAATTGCAGCCagtggggagaagaagaaggaggagcagACATCAGGCAAGATGCAG GGCACGCTTGAGGATCAAATCATCAGCGCCAACCCCTTGCTGGAGGCCTTTGGCAACGCCAAGACCGTGAGGAACGACAACTCCTCTCGCTTT GGCAAATTCATCAGAATCCACTTTGGGGCCACAGGCAAACTGGCTTCTGCTGACATTGAAACTT atctgctggagaagtcCAGAGTCACTTTCCAGCTCAAGGCAGAAAGAAGCTACCACATATTCTATCAGATCATGTCCAACAAGAAGCCAGAGCTAATCG ACATGCTCCTTATCACCACCAACCCATATGACTATCAGTTTGTGAGTCAGGGTGAGATCACCGTTGCCAGCATTAATGACCAGGAGGAGCTGATGGCTACAGAT AGTGCCATTGACATCCTGGGCTTTGCCGCTGATGAGAAGACAGCCATCTACAAGCTGACAGGGGCTGTCATGCACTACGGGAACCTGAAGTTCAAGCAGAAGCAGcgtgaggagcaggcagagcctgatGGCACAGAAG TTGCTGACAAGGCTGCCTACCTGATGGGTCTGAACTCAGCAGACCTGCTCAAGGCCCTATGCTACCCTCGAGTCAAGGTTGGGAATGAGTATGTGACCAAAGGTCAAACGGTGCAGCAG GTGAACAATTCAGTTGGTGCGCTGGCAAAGGCTGTCTATGAGAAGATGTTCCTGTGGATGGTTGTTCGCATCAACCAGCAGCTGGACACCAAGCAGCCCAGGCAGTACTTCATTGGTGTGCTGGACATTGCTGGCTTTGAGATCTTTGAT TTCAACAGCCTGGAGCAGTTGTGCATCAACTTCACCAACGAGAAACTGCAACAGTTCTTCAACCACCACATGTtcgtgctggagcaggaggagtaCAAGAAGGAAGGCATTGAGTGGGAGTTCATTGACTTTGGCATGGACCTGGCTGCCTGCATTGAGCTCATTGAGAAG CCCATGGGCATCTTCTCCATCCTGGAAGAGGAGTGCATGTTCCCCAAGGCAACTGACACCTCTTTCAAGAACAAGCTCTACGACCAGCATCTGGGCAAGTCCAACAACTTCCAGAAGCCTAAACCTGGCAAAGGCAAGGCTGAGGCTCACTTCTCCCTGGTGCACTATGCTGGCACTGTGGACTACAACATCACTGGCTGGCTGGAGAAGAACAAGGACCCTCTGAATGAAACTGTCATTGGGTTGTACCAGAAATCCTCTGTGAAGACGCTGGCCTTGCTCTTTGCCTCTGCTGGTGGAGAGGAAGGTCAGCTCT gtggtggtggcaaGAAAGGCGGCAAGAAGAAGGGTTCCTCTTTCCAGACTGTCTCAGCTCTTTTCCGG GAGAACCTGAACAAGCTGATGACCAACCTACGGAGCACTCACCCCCACTTCGTCCGTTGCATCAtcccaaatgaaacaaaaacccCTG GTGCCATGGAGCACGAGCTGGTGCTGCACCAGCTGCGCTGTAACGGCGTGCTGGAAGGGATCCGCATCTGCAGGAAGGGATTCCCCAGCAGAGTCCTCTATGCTGACTTCAAACAGAG GTACAAGGTGCTGAATGCCAGTGCCATCCCAGAGGGACAGTTCATTGACAGCAAGAAGGCTTCTGAGAAGCTTCTTGGGTCAATTGATGTGGACCACACCCAGTACAAATTTGGCCACACCAAG GTGTTCTTCAAAGCTGGGCTGATAGGGCTCCTGGAGGAGAtgagggatgagaagctggcaCAGCTCATCACCCGCACACAGGCCATGTGCAGAGGCTTCCTGGCAAGAGTGGAGTACCAGAGAATGGTGGAGAGAAG GGAGTCCATCTTCTGCATCCAGTACAACGTTAGGGCCTTCATGAACGTCAAGCACTGGCCCTGGATGAAGCTCTTCTTCAAGATCAAGCCCTTGCTGAAGAGTGCAGAGTCTGAGAAGGAGATGGCCAACATGAAGGAGGAGTTTGAGAAAACCAAGGAAGAGCTCTCAAAGTCTGAGGCcaagaggaaggagctggaggagaaaatgGTTTCTTTGATGAAGGAGAAAAATGACCTGCAGCTGCAAGTGCAATCT GAAGCTGATGCTTTGGCTGATGCTGAGGAGAGGTGCGACCAGCTCATCAAAAACAAAATCCAGCTGGAAGCCAAAATTAAAGAGGTGACTGAAAgggctgaggatgaggaggaaattaaTGCTGAGCTGACAGCCAAGAAGAGAAAACTGGAGGATGAATGCTCAGAGCTGAAGAAAGATATTGATGACCTGGAATTAACACTGGCCAAggtggagaaggaaaagcatgCCACTGAGAACAAG GTGAAAAACCTGACAGAGGAGATGGCAGCTCTGGACGAGACCATTGCCAAGCtgacaaaagagaagaaagctctCCAAGAGGCTCATCAGCAGACACTGGAtgacctgcaggcagaggaggacaaagTCAACACTCTGACCAAAGCTAAAATCAAGCTGGAGCAGCAAGTGGATGAT ctggaagggtccctggaGCAAGAGAAGAAACTGCGCATGGACCTGGAGAGAGCCAAGAGGAAACTGGAAGGAGACCTGAAGATGAACCAGGATTCCATCATGGATCTGGAAAATgataagcagcagctggaggagaaacTGAAGAA GAAAGACTTTGAGATCAGCCAGATCCAGGGCAAGATCGAGGATGAGCAAGCCCTGGGCATGCAGTTCCAGAAGAAGatcaaggagctgcag GCTcgcattgaggagctggaggaggaaattGAGGCCGAGCGAACCTCTCGGGCAAAAGCAGAGAAGCATCGAGCTGACCTCTCCcgggagctggaggagatcaGTGAGCGCCtggaagaggcaggaggagctaCATCAGCTCAGATTGAGATGAACAAGAAGCGTGAGGCAGAGTTCCAGAAGATGCGTCGTGACCTGGAGGAGGCCACGCTGCAGCACGAGGCCACAGCTGCCGCCCTGCGGAAGAAGCACGCGGACAGCACCGCTGAGCTCGGGGAGCAGATCGACAACCTGCAGAGGGTGaagcagaagctggagaaggagaagagtgaGCTGAAGATGGAGATTGACGACCTGGCCAGCAACATGGAGTCTGTCTCCAAAGCCAAG GCAAACCTGGAGAAGATGTGCCGCACCCTGGAAGATCAGCTGAGCGAGATCAAGACGAAGGAAGAAGAACATCAGCGCATGATCAATGACCTCAATGCTCAGAGAGCTCGCCTGCAGACAGAGTCAG GTGAATATTCACGCCaggtggaggagaaggatgCTTTGGTTTCTCAGCTGTCAAGAGGCAAGCAGGCATTCACCCAGCAGATTGAGGAACTCAAGAGGCACCTGGAGGAAGAGATCAAG GCCAAGAACGCCCTGGCCCACGCCCTGCAGTCTGCTCGCCACGACTGCGACTTGCTCCGGGAACAatatgaggaggagcaggaggccaaGGGGGAGCTGCAGCGAGCCCTGTCCAAGGCCAACAGTGAAGTGGCTCAGTGGAGAACCAAATACGAGACGGACGCCATTCAGCGCacggaggagctggaggaggccaa GAAGAAGCTGGCTCAGCGCCTGCAGGATGCAGAGGAACATGTTGAAGCTGTCAATGCCAAATGTGCCTCTCTGGAAAAGacaaagcagaggctgcagaatgaAGTGGAGGACCTGATGATTGATGTGGAGAGATCAaatgctgcctgtgcagctctggacaAGAAGCAGAGAAACTTTGACAAG ATCCTGGCAGAATGGAAACAGAAGTATGAGGAAacacaggctgagctggaatCCTCCCAGAAGGAGTCTCGCTctctcagcacagagctgttcaAGATGAAGAATGCCTATGAGGAGTCCTTGGGCCACCTGGAAACGCTCAAGCGGGAGAACAAGAACTTGCAGC AGGAGATTTCTGAACTGACGGAGCAGATTGCAGAAGGAACAAAGGCAATTCATGAGCTGGAGAAGGTCAAGAAGCAGATTGAGCAGGAGAAATCTGaactccaggctgctctggaggaagctGAG GCCTCCCTGGAACATGAAGAGGGGAAGATTCTGCACCTCCAGCTTGAGCTCAACCAGGTGAAGGCTGAGATTGACAGGAAAATAGCAGAGAAAGATGAGGAGATTGACCAGCTGAAGAGAAACCACCACCGAGTGGTGGACTCCATGCAGAGCACCCTGGATGCTGAGATCAGGAGCAGGAATGAAGCCCTGAGGCTGAAGAAGAAGATGGAAGGAGACTTGAATGAAATGGAGATCCAGCTGAGCCATGCcaacagagtggctgcagaggcaCAGAAGAACCTGAGGAACACACAGGGGGTGCTCAAG GATACCCAGATCCACCTGGATGATGCTCTCAGGACTCAGGAGGACCTGAAGGAGCAGGTGGCCATGGTGGAGCGCAGAGcaaacctgctgcaggctgaaatTGAGGAGCTTcgggcagccctggagcaaacAGAGAGGTCGAGGAAAttggctgagcaggagctgataGATGCAACTGAGAGAGTTCAGCTTCTCCACACTCAG AACACCAGCTTGATCAACACCAAGAAGAAGCTGGAAACAGACAttgcccaaatccagggagaaATGGAGGATACCATCCAGGAAGCCAGAAACGCTGAAGagaaggccaagaaggccatcaCTGAT GCAGCCATGAtggcagaagagctgaagaAGGAGCAGGATACCAGTGCCCACCTGGAGAGGATGAAGAAGAACCTGGACCAGACAGTGAAGGACCTGCAGCACCGTCTGGatgaggctgagcagctggccCTGAAGGGAGGCAGGAAGCAAATCCAGAAGCTGGAGGCCAGA GTGCGAGAGCTGGAAGGGGAGGTGGATGCTGAGCAGAAGCGCAGCGCTGAAGCTGTGAAGGGTGTGCGCAAGTACGAGAGGAGGGTGAAGGAGCTGACCTACCAG TCTGAGGAAGACAGGAAGAATATTCTGAGGCTCCAGGATCTGGTGGACAAGCTGCAGATGAAGGTCAAATCCTACAAGAGACAATCTGAGGAGGCT GAGGAGCTGTCCAATGTCAACCTCTCCAAGTTCCGCAAGATCCAGCACGAGCTGGAGGAAGCCGAGGAGAGAGCTGACATTGCAGAGTCGCAGGTCAACAAGCTCCGGGCCAAGAGCCGCGAGTTCCACAGCACGAAGATAGCAGAGGAGGAGTGA